AAAATGGGATCAAAAATGCAAAAGGCATCCCCAAGCACGAGCAATCCCGCTGGCCAGCTCTCCATTTTTTCATAGCGATGTCGATACAATTCAGGTACGCGATAGCCTTTTACTTCCGAGACCGGCTCCAAGCCCTCTAACACTTCTGCAATCAAAGGGTTGGGAAGCTCAGCAATGGCCTGTTTATAAGCTTCGGCATTCGTCGGTGGAAACTGCCCGCCAGGTCGATAGAGCAGCACTTCTGCTACCTGATTCTCAATAAAGGAGAATACCCCCGTGAACGAACCAGTTTCAGGCTGACCTGCAATATTGATGACATCCCATTGCTCGGTGAGCTGTGTCAGATGGGGAGGAACCTGATAACGTTGTGTGCTGTACCCGAGGTTTACTTTCAAAAGATCAGGGCGGGGTACTTCATAACCCATGTCAGCAAGCCACTGTGGCAGCTTGGAGAAGCGTCCGCTCGCATCTACTACCAAATCAGACGTGAATGTTGTCTCCTGCTCTAATGATCCTCGTTCCCGAACGACCACACCCGTAATGGTACAAAGATCTGCAGACGTGCTCAAACGAATGACATCATGCCTCGCAAGAAACTGTACATGGGGAATTTTCTGTACGCGACTGCGAATGACCCATTCTAGCACGGCCCGACTAAATTTGATATCGTTTCGCTGATAAGGTCCACTCATAATTCCATATTGATTTTGGTTATAAGCCGTTTTGTTTAGGGATGACGGAGCCCCATTTGCTACTAAATCTTCCTCGAAACCAGGAAAAAAACGCTCCGTTATCATCTTACCACGTTGGGTGAAACGGTGGGGGTGAAAAGCGTGCGGAGTACCCAAACGATCCTCGGGCTTTTCGGGCAGCTCATCTTTTTCTAGGATCCATACCTCGGCATAGTAATCGGACAATACTCTCGCCGTCAGTAAACCAGCCATACTGCCTCCAATGATAATGGCTTTTCCTTCTTTTTGAATGTCGGTCAAAATAATCGCTCCTTTATTTCTTACTGGAATTTTAGATTGACTCAATCAATCAACATCAGAGACAAAGGAAGTGGACCACAAGCCCAGAAAGTACGTAGTGTTTTTTGATTGACTAAGTCAGTCAATTGTAAATTACTTCTTTTTTTGCTTTCTGTCAACAGAAAAAAATGCCCCTTTTAAATATTTTTTGTATTTTACAAATCTACTAACAAGTCAAAGCCGAGAAATCAGAGGGGATCCCCCGATTGTCTCGGCTTCGTGTGTGTAACCTGTTCCAAAAAATTATTGTGCCGTATACCCGCCATCTACCAAGAGGCTCGTACCGGTGATAAAGGAAGCATCGTCACTAGCCAGGAACAGAACGGCTTTGGCTACTTCCTCTGGTTTCCCCAGACGTCCCATCGGATGCAAGCCGACGAGATGCTCATTCATCGCCTCGTTACGTCCAGCAATCAACGGAGTATCGATATAGCCTGGGCATACTGCATTGACGCGGATGCCTTCTTTGGCATAGGTGATACCCAAGGTTTGGCTCAGCAGCTTCACGCCTCCTTTTGCAGAGGAGTACGCGGTGACGCCTGCTTTCCCTGCATGGCTATGGATGGAACCGCAGTTCACGATCGCCCCACCGCCACCTTGCGCGAGCATTTGATCGATAACGTATTTGTCGCAGAGGAATACCCCTGTCAGGTTGATGTCAATCGTACGACGCCAGTCATCCATGCTAAGCTGATGGGCAGGTGCGTCCTTGGCAATCCCTGCATTGGCAAACAGAATGTCCACTCTGCCGTATTTCGCTACGGTAGCACTGACCATGTGCTTGACTTCTTCTTCGTTGGTCACATCTGTTTTCACAAACAGGCTGTCAAAGCCTTCTGCGTTTAGCATATCCGACAGCTCTTGGCCGCGTGGAGAAAAGTCGGCAATGACGACTTTCGCCCCTTCACTCGCAAACAAGCGGACAGTCGTTTCTCCGATCCCGCTTGCTCCCCCTGTTACGATCGCTACTTTATTCGCAAATCTCATATTGTTCCCCTCCTTGTTCTTTTGGTTTCCTGCTACGGATTAGCGAGCGGTTCCGCCACCGTCAATTACGAATTCTGCACCAGTCACATGGGCGGACTCGTCAGATGCGAGGAACAACACCATGTTGGATACATCATCTACTGTACCGAGACGACCGGTTGGAACACCTTGAGCCAGCTCTGCTTTGGAGTGCTTGGTCGCTTCAGATGCGTAGGTGACCATTCCGGTGTCGATATATCCTGGGTGAATGGAGTTCACACGCACACCATTTGCTGCATATTCGATTGCCGCGTCCTTTGTCATGATGCGTACGGCACCTTTACTTGCCCCGTACAGCACATGTCCTGGAGCCCCGATGAGTCCTGCGATGGAAGAAGCATTGATAACGGAGCCCGCTTGTTGCTTGGCCATTACTGGCATGACGTGCTTCATACCCAGGAATACGCCAGTCACATTAATCGACATCAGGCGATTCCATTCATCCAAAGTGAGCTCTGCTAATGGCTTGATAATATAAATACCTGCGTTGTTAAACAGGATGTCTACTTTTTCATATTGTTCGACGGTCTGTGCTACGACCTGCTGCCATTGTTCTTCTTTGCTGACATCGTGAGCGATGGCAAGCGCAGATCCCCCAGCCTCCTTGATTTCGGCTACAGTCTGATTAGCACTGTCCAGATTAATATCGGTTACCACGACTTTTGCGCCTTCTTTGGCAAAACGAAGAGCGGTCTTCTTGCCGATTCCCGTTCCTCCACCTGTGATAATCGCTACTTTTCCTTCCAATCTAGCCATATGAAACGCCTCCATTCAATTTGGGTCAGCTGCAGCATCTTGTTCCCACACCTTCATTATAAACTTCCATTATGTTAAATAATATGTAAAGATATTTACCGTTAGTTAAGTACAACTTAAGGATGTGAGCATTCACAAATGAATTTGGAGCAACTCGAATCCATCATCGAAATCGCCAAAACCGGTTCACTGACTAAAGCCTCTCTAAACAGACATGTTACGCTTTCCGCCATCAGCCAGTCCCTCTCTACACTGGAATCTGAGCTCGGCGTTACTTTGTTTACCCGTTCGCGAATGGGAGCAGTACCGACAGCCGAAGGGCTTGGCATCATCCAGAAAGCATTTGAAATTCAGAGAAAACTGCAAGAAATTCAGGAGGAAGCCCAGAGCTATACGAATACGATGACAGGCGATCTACGGCTCGCAACCATTCCTGGACCCATGAACCTACTCGTGAATGCGGTAGCCCGCTTCAAAAAAGATTATCCCCAAATCCGCCCAGAAATCGCCGAGAAAGGCTCGCAGGAAATACTGGAAGACATTCGCCAAAATAAAATAGATATCGGATTGATTATCGTTTATGAGAATCTCGTAAAAAAGAACACGGGGCTAGTATTCGAGCGGCTTTTAGAAGGTAAAATGGTCGTCGGTGTCAGCAGGAATTCGCCGCTCGCGTTGCAAAAGTCAGTGACCCCAGAAGAGCTACGGCAGCAAACATTTGTCCTTTACAATGACGAATACGTGAAATGGTTCGTGAACGATTTCGCCGCTTCATACGGTCCGGTCGATATCTTGTTTACAACGAACAACACGGATGCGATCCGCAGTGCTGTCCGAGAAGAAATGGCCGTCACCATCGGCTTGGACTATTCCTTCATCAACGAACCAAACATGCTGTACAAAGACATGGTCACACTCGAAATCGATATACCCAAGCAACAGCCTGTACACCTAGGCTGGGTGCAATCAGAAGAGCGCCATTTCTCTCGTGTCTCCAGCGGGTTTACCAAACGCTTAAAATACGACCTGCTCAACCAGCATGAAGTTTTACCGACGTAAAAAAAGAAGCCCCTCACAGGCCTTGTGCCCCGCCCGTCCGCAGGATCTCCGTAAAATTGGACACCGCGTTGCCCAGATGTCGATAAAAGGTCGTGCGGCTCATGAAAGTCTATAAATCAACGTTATTTTCGCTCTTGAAACGTCGTTACACGTAGAAAAGGTTGCCGTTATTTTCGAAACGACAACCTTTCCTCGCTAATTCACACTACTCTATTGTAGCTTCAAACGTTTTTGTCTCTTTGCCATCGATCACAAGAGCCGAGTGCGCTTTTACCACCTGATTCTCATAGGTAAAATCCTTGCCGGAAAAATTGGCGATGACCTGCATATCCGCCCCAAAGGCCGTACGCTGCACCAGCCTGTCTTCTGTCAGGATCGTAAAGTCCGTCATTTCCCGCAAAACCGCTTTCTGATGAAACGGGGACCATACCTTCAGATGATTGGTAATCAGCTCTTTATTCGCCTCCCACGCCTGATTATCGATATGATACAGAGGCGGTACATTATAGAGCAACTCATTTAGCATCCTTGTTCCGACCTCGCCCTTGATTTTCAGGCTATCCCATTCCCAATGGTGAGTCGTAATCACCGAATCGTTGTAGACCAGCTTGTACAAAGGCAGGGAATAGGCAGGATCGATATAGACGTGACGGTATACGTCCTTGATCGGTACCTGCTTGGCGTAGCGTTGCGGGATTTCGCCCGCTGGCGACCAGTAGCCTCCCACATAGTAAGGGCTTGTTTTATTTTGTCGCATATCCGGGTCTGCCCACTTGATCACTGGTGTTTCGATCCCATGTGCAAAGGCGATGGTCTGGCTCGCAAAGTCGTTGCCTGTTTCCGATCCAATGACCAAATGCTTGTCGTCCCGAATGTAGTCCATCCGCGCCAGCTTGGCTTCCATATCCTGCTCTTGTGTCGTCGTACGCCCAGGCGTGTAATCATCATGGAATTCACCAGCTGCATCCACATCAATGAACCAGGAATTGAAGGCTATCCCTGTGCCCATGATCTCATCCATACGCGCTTTGACGCTCGGCAGGGACAAAGTCGGATTGAGCAGTCTTCCCTCCCCTAAGAAGCCTGCTTTCTTTTCACCGTTTTTCTTGGTGATCGTCGCGTTCTCGTACAACGATTTATCCGGGAAAATAGCGGTGTTCCAATCCGGATTTTCCTCCTTGTGAATGGAGTGGTACGAGTCATAGCTGGCGATCAAATAGCCCAAATCGTCCGCTTGCTTCACAAATTCAGGCTTCATGTAAGCAGCCGTCCAGTCCGGCAAGCCAATCCACGCTCTCCTGATTCCTGACGCCTGCAGCTTTTTCAGCAGCTCAGTGGAATCCGTAGCGCCCCACTGATCTACTTCCCCAGCTGCGTCCTTCAGCACACTTTTCAACAGACGCTTGTTTAGCTCGTACAGCTCGGGCTCGTTCAACTGAGCCATACCTTTGTTCACCAAGGCCATGGTGGTTTCGTCCAGCTGCGTAAAGATCTGTGGATTGTAAAAGTCTTTGGAGCGCAATACGTAGTTGAATCCGTTCAAAATCGCTTTCTTCTGGAAGTCAGCTACGTAATCCTGTTTTTGAATGTCCTGTAGCTGCTGAATGCTCTCTTTCCCATCCTCGCCATTTCTCATCAGCAGCTGTGTCATCCAAGCGAGGAATTTGCCCTCTACACGATTTTTCAGCTGCCCCCACTTGAGGTCATTCGCGCCCAGAAACGTCTTGTTCCACAAATAAAAATGGGGTGCGCCGTACAGCTTTTCTACATTCGGATTGGTAGAAGCTTTTTGAGCCAGCGTCTTGTATTCACCTTTTTCCATCACGTAATCTTTGTACACCCCAGCAATGCTCACCGGGTTATTGTCCGTCACATACAGCCGAAAGCCATAGCTCTTGACTGGATTGACAGTCGGAAATTCGTGCGTAAAGGAAAGCGAGATGGCAGGATCCGTCGTAAAACTAACGGTGTCGTTAAACACGCTATCCGCGATGAACAAGGCTGCGTATTTGCTCTTGTTCACTGCAAAAAAACGCATGGAAAACGATTCAGCAAAGGTCAGGCTCTCATCCTTTAGAAACACCTGCCAGTCCTTGTCGGCGCTCGGGATCCACTTCCCTTCACCCAGCGGAAGCATGTAGCTCGTTCCGCTTACTTTAGGCCATGTAAAGCGATCTGCCCCCGTGGACTTCAGCTGCACCTGCACATAATCACCCTCATACTCGAGAGTGATCTCCATCTGGTCATCCGGGTAGGTCCAAGACACCTGCTGTCCGTCTCTATGTAAATTCGTCACCTTTCGTGTCGGCATCGGCTCGGATACACTCTCCTTGACTCCCTCCTTCTCTACGAACACCTCGAATGTTTCTGGATTCACATCAAACAAAAAGGTCGCTTCCTTTTTTGGCTGCTGGGCTGTTTGATTCGGTGCCTGTGTAGATGCCTGCTGCTCGCATCCAGTCACGAACAGTAGCAACGACATTGCCACTGACATAAAGACCCTTGAAAATTTTCTCATGCTTGCCTCCGAATATCGTATTACTATATAAATCGTGTTACGATGTACATATACGCAAGAAGTCCACCAGAGCAAGAGCGTTGCCCTTCTCTGCGACTTCTTAATTCTCTTCCACGAAGAAACTGACATCAGAGAATCGCTTTTTCTTTTGTCTGTCCATAAACCATACTGTTGTTCGAAAAACTGCATATCCGATTAGCGCTCCCACGATATTCAAGAGCAAATCATCGACGTCAAAGCTACCCAAGGCCAACCAAAATTGTAAAAACTCAATCGTGAGACTGCTTACCAGCGCAGTGAAGAACACGCGATGGATGCTTTGAAAAGATCGGAACAGGATCGGCACAAGCATCCCTAGCGGCATAAACAAAGCTACGTTGCCTAGCACATTGTAGAGCATGTTTGCAAAATTGTAATGATCGGCGTTAAAGAAATAATCGCCCAGTGTTTGCAGCGGCTTTGTATTTTGAAAGATATGCGTGTATTGAGGCACGCCGTACTCCGTCATTCTTTGTTTCCAGTCCAAGGTGAATGCTCGCCTGCGCCATCTGTCCGGCGACAGCAGTACCAAATAACTAACCGCTACAACATAGAGAGCAAAGAGAGCGATGATCCACTTGCGGAGGTACTTGTCCACCAGTGGCATGGACTCAGACAACTGCAGACTAATTTGATCGATAGGACCAAAGCGCTGTATCGCCAACGCCTCTGCTTCCTGCTCCCTGTACCCTTGCTCAAGCAGCTCCAGCTTCATACTGCTCAAGTGGTCTAGCAATTCATCCTTGATCTCTTGCTTTTCCCGTCTTGTGCAAAAAAGCTTGCTCACGACTTGCTCTACGTACTCTTCCAGTTTCATGTCTTACTCACTTCCCTCATGGCACAACGCAACCAGATGACTCAACGTCTGCCAGTCTTTCATTTTTTCCTTCAACAGTCCTTGTCCATCTTTGGTTATACGGTAGTATTTGCGGCGTCCACCTTCGCTTGCTTCGCCCCAATAAGATTCGACGGCCTTCATCGTCTCCAAGCGCTTCAGGGCAGGATACAAGGTTCCCTCGCCTATCTCGTATACTTCATTGCTCTTTTCACGGATCAATCTGGCCAGCTCGTAGCCGTATTGATCTTTCTGAGCAATCAGTGAGAGTAGCAACAGATCGATGCTTCCTTTTAATAACTCCTTGTTCACAGTAACAACTCCTTCGATGGCATGGATAGAGAGTAACACAGCATACATCGTATTACAAGGTACTTAAATTACAAGGAATGAATTTCCTTTTTTTCGTTGCTGTTTGTCTAATAATTCTGTATTCTAATAGAGCCAAGTAAATAGACACGACGATGAGGTCTTTTCCTGCGGATGCTTCCTGTCCGCGGGTAAAGACCTTATTTTTTTACAAGGGGGCGATTGCGTTCTAAAAGGCGGAAGCGATGTATCTTCAATGGTATGAAAGAAGAGAGAGATGAGAGGATGAGGACAATGTCGCAGGTACAGACAAAACATAGCCAATGGTGGCTGACTATTCTTATGGTCGTAGCCCTGTTTGCGGTGCAAATGCCCGCATCGGCTAAGGATGCCGTATCAGATGCTCAGGTGCTGGACAAGGGGAAATGGGCACCGGCAACCTATCAGGCAGTAAACGAACTGATTACGAAACACGGAGTAAAAAGCCCTTCCTACAACCCAGACAAAAAGCCGTACGTGGTCTTCGACTGGGACAACACCAGTATCATGAACGACACGGAGGAAGCCCTCTTCGTCTACCAAATCAACCATCTTGCTTACAAGCTCACGCCTGAAGAATTCGGCAAAGTAATCCGCACCAATGTGCCAGAGGGGCCATTTGCTGACGGATACAAAAACGCGGATGGGAAGCAAGTAACACTAGACGCAATTGCTACCGACCTGGTGTCTGACTACAAATTCCTGTATGAGAACTACAAGGGACTCAAGGGAACAAAATCGCTGGAAGAGGTGACAGCGACTGAACCATTCCTGGATTTCCGCACCAAACTCTTTTTTCTGTACGAAGCCATCAACGAGACACACAGCACTAGCATCGGCTATCCATGGGTGCTCTATCTCTTCACCAACATGACTGTCGATGAGGTCCACAAACTGGCAGATGCTTCCAACGATGTCGCCCTCGGCATGGCGATCCAAACAGAGACTTGGACAAGCCCGAAAGCACTCGCAGGAAAAGCAGGTGTCGTGACCGCGTCCCATACGACTGGCTTGCGCCTGACCTCTGAAGTAGGCAATCTGATGAATACCTTCCGTTCCAACGGGATTGACGTCTATGTCGTCAGCGCTTCTCTGGAAGACGTCGTGCGCGTATTTGCGACACTGCCGAAATACGGCTACAACCTCCCTTCAGAGAATGTGATCGGTATGCGTCTGGCAATAGAAAATGGCTTGATCACGAACAAATACCAAGCCAATTACCCGATCACTGTTGGCCATGGCAAAACAGAAGTAATCCAGTCCGTACTAGAGAAAAGATACGGTCATGGTCCCATCTTTATCGCTGGCGACAGCAACGGCGACTTCGAGATGATGACAGAGCAAAATAGCGTAAAGCTCGCCCTGGTGGTCAACCGTGTCAAAGGTGGCAAAATCGGACAGCAAGCAGCCAAAGCAGCCGAGCAATTGGGTAAAAACAATCCATCCGTCGTCCTGCAAGGCCGCGATGAAAATACCGGCATGTGGATTCCTACGGAGCAAACTATTAAGCTCGGGAAAAGTGATCCTCAGTTGATTTCGAAGTGAAAATGAAAAGGAAAAACCGCCCCGTTGAGTAGGGCGGTTTTTTGCTGAATATTTTCATTGGGCACCAATGGATAAAAACAAGCCATTTTCTTTGGTCAAACGGAGCCGATAGCTTTTAACCGTCGCTTCTCCATTGAAAAAATCTTTGTCTACCGCTCTCTCAAATCCCAGGCGCTCATACAATTTCACAGCCGTTTCCATCATGTCAGTGGTATGCAGATGCAAGGTCGATGCGCCGACTGCCAACGATCTCTGAATGCTTTCCCGAATGAGCTGGACGGCAATCCCCTTCCCTCTCGCTCTCGGCGATACGGCTAGAAAACGAATGATCGGGGAATCAATCGCAAGCTCCGGCTTGCCATAGGCAGCCTCTGAAGAAGCAAACAGCTGCACGCTGCCTACGATCTCATCCCCGAGTCCCGCAACGAGAAAAGCAAACGTGCGATCTCCTGCAACGGACTTTTTCATCTCTTCCTTGTACATCTCCCACCTCTTGGTGGACAGCTTTTGCTCATACTGCTGATAGGCTTCGATCAGATGCTTTTCGAGCAACTCTCGATCACCAGCATGAGCGTCACGAATCGTTATCGGATAGCTCTCACTCATCTTTATTGCCCTCCTTGTTACGCAAGATTAAAAGGCGGGCACCACGGCGACACCGTATTTATCCTCAATGAATTTCTTCACTTCCGGTGCAGTCAAGGCAGCGTCCAGCTTCTTGATTTCGTCTCGGTTCTCATCACCTTTTCGAACGACGATCACGTTGGCATACGGCGAATTCGCTCCTTCTCGGAACAGGGCGCTATTCGGATCGATCTTGGCTTCGAGGACCACGTTCGTGTTGATGACTGCACCATCTAGATCAGGCAGGGCTCTCGGCAATGTAGCTGCTTCTGCTTCGATAAACTCCAGTTTTTTGGGATTTTCCACGATGTCTTTTGGCGTTGCCTCGTACGTCGTCAATCCGTCCTTGAGCTTGATCAGCCCTTGCTCCTGCAAAAGAGTCAGAGCACGGAATTCGTTGGAAGGGTTGTTGGGAATGCCGATTTTCGCGCCTTCCTTGATGTCATCTTTGGACTTTAATTTGTCCGAGTAAAAACCGATCGGCTCTACGTGTACCTTTGTGGTAACGACAAAATCAAACCCTTTTTCCGTTTTGACCGAATCGAGATACGGGACGTGCTGGAAGAAGTTCGCATCGATTTGGTTGTCCTTTAATGCAGGATTCAATTGCCCTTCATCGTCGAGAATGACGACATCCAGATTGATGCCCTCTTCCTTCAGCTTCGGCTTGATAAATTCCAAGATTTCCGCATGTGGCACTGGAGCAGCCCCAATCTTCAGGGTAACTTCTTTCTTGGGCTCTGTTGCCTGCCCTTGGTTGCTCGGTTGAGCCTGATTGCTAGGTTGAGCTTGAGTGCTAGAACTAGAACCGCACCCTGCCACGAGCACACTTGCCCCTACGAATACGGCGAATAATACTCCCAAACCTTTCTTTACCATGCACGCCACTCCCTTACTGGTTCTC
This is a stretch of genomic DNA from Brevibacillus choshinensis. It encodes these proteins:
- a CDS encoding FAD-dependent oxidoreductase; translated protein: MAGLLTARVLSDYYAEVWILEKDELPEKPEDRLGTPHAFHPHRFTQRGKMITERFFPGFEEDLVANGAPSSLNKTAYNQNQYGIMSGPYQRNDIKFSRAVLEWVIRSRVQKIPHVQFLARHDVIRLSTSADLCTITGVVVRERGSLEQETTFTSDLVVDASGRFSKLPQWLADMGYEVPRPDLLKVNLGYSTQRYQVPPHLTQLTEQWDVINIAGQPETGSFTGVFSFIENQVAEVLLYRPGGQFPPTNAEAYKQAIAELPNPLIAEVLEGLEPVSEVKGYRVPELYRHRYEKMESWPAGLLVLGDAFCIFDPIFGQGMTVAAIEAEKLDSCLREQRNHPKAGFELRVLRHLQDVIEPAWWLNCAADLQWEGVTYAASEPLQGITFGSKVMNMLLKEATTKKNFQLYGLYWTVNTLYHSPRAIFNPQMVADILNASEEGQYLLAELSGESGRPLAEVLEEIIPFKE
- a CDS encoding SDR family NAD(P)-dependent oxidoreductase gives rise to the protein MRFANKVAIVTGGASGIGETTVRLFASEGAKVVIADFSPRGQELSDMLNAEGFDSLFVKTDVTNEEEVKHMVSATVAKYGRVDILFANAGIAKDAPAHQLSMDDWRRTIDINLTGVFLCDKYVIDQMLAQGGGGAIVNCGSIHSHAGKAGVTAYSSAKGGVKLLSQTLGITYAKEGIRVNAVCPGYIDTPLIAGRNEAMNEHLVGLHPMGRLGKPEEVAKAVLFLASDDASFITGTSLLVDGGYTAQ
- a CDS encoding SDR family NAD(P)-dependent oxidoreductase, whose translation is MARLEGKVAIITGGGTGIGKKTALRFAKEGAKVVVTDINLDSANQTVAEIKEAGGSALAIAHDVSKEEQWQQVVAQTVEQYEKVDILFNNAGIYIIKPLAELTLDEWNRLMSINVTGVFLGMKHVMPVMAKQQAGSVINASSIAGLIGAPGHVLYGASKGAVRIMTKDAAIEYAANGVRVNSIHPGYIDTGMVTYASEATKHSKAELAQGVPTGRLGTVDDVSNMVLFLASDESAHVTGAEFVIDGGGTAR
- a CDS encoding LysR family transcriptional regulator, translated to MNLEQLESIIEIAKTGSLTKASLNRHVTLSAISQSLSTLESELGVTLFTRSRMGAVPTAEGLGIIQKAFEIQRKLQEIQEEAQSYTNTMTGDLRLATIPGPMNLLVNAVARFKKDYPQIRPEIAEKGSQEILEDIRQNKIDIGLIIVYENLVKKNTGLVFERLLEGKMVVGVSRNSPLALQKSVTPEELRQQTFVLYNDEYVKWFVNDFAASYGPVDILFTTNNTDAIRSAVREEMAVTIGLDYSFINEPNMLYKDMVTLEIDIPKQQPVHLGWVQSEERHFSRVSSGFTKRLKYDLLNQHEVLPT
- a CDS encoding glycoside hydrolase, with the translated sequence MRKFSRVFMSVAMSLLLFVTGCEQQASTQAPNQTAQQPKKEATFLFDVNPETFEVFVEKEGVKESVSEPMPTRKVTNLHRDGQQVSWTYPDDQMEITLEYEGDYVQVQLKSTGADRFTWPKVSGTSYMLPLGEGKWIPSADKDWQVFLKDESLTFAESFSMRFFAVNKSKYAALFIADSVFNDTVSFTTDPAISLSFTHEFPTVNPVKSYGFRLYVTDNNPVSIAGVYKDYVMEKGEYKTLAQKASTNPNVEKLYGAPHFYLWNKTFLGANDLKWGQLKNRVEGKFLAWMTQLLMRNGEDGKESIQQLQDIQKQDYVADFQKKAILNGFNYVLRSKDFYNPQIFTQLDETTMALVNKGMAQLNEPELYELNKRLLKSVLKDAAGEVDQWGATDSTELLKKLQASGIRRAWIGLPDWTAAYMKPEFVKQADDLGYLIASYDSYHSIHKEENPDWNTAIFPDKSLYENATITKKNGEKKAGFLGEGRLLNPTLSLPSVKARMDEIMGTGIAFNSWFIDVDAAGEFHDDYTPGRTTTQEQDMEAKLARMDYIRDDKHLVIGSETGNDFASQTIAFAHGIETPVIKWADPDMRQNKTSPYYVGGYWSPAGEIPQRYAKQVPIKDVYRHVYIDPAYSLPLYKLVYNDSVITTHHWEWDSLKIKGEVGTRMLNELLYNVPPLYHIDNQAWEANKELITNHLKVWSPFHQKAVLREMTDFTILTEDRLVQRTAFGADMQVIANFSGKDFTYENQVVKAHSALVIDGKETKTFEATIE
- a CDS encoding VanZ family protein, which encodes MKLEEYVEQVVSKLFCTRREKQEIKDELLDHLSSMKLELLEQGYREQEAEALAIQRFGPIDQISLQLSESMPLVDKYLRKWIIALFALYVVAVSYLVLLSPDRWRRRAFTLDWKQRMTEYGVPQYTHIFQNTKPLQTLGDYFFNADHYNFANMLYNVLGNVALFMPLGMLVPILFRSFQSIHRVFFTALVSSLTIEFLQFWLALGSFDVDDLLLNIVGALIGYAVFRTTVWFMDRQKKKRFSDVSFFVEEN
- a CDS encoding PadR family transcriptional regulator — translated: MNKELLKGSIDLLLLSLIAQKDQYGYELARLIREKSNEVYEIGEGTLYPALKRLETMKAVESYWGEASEGGRRKYYRITKDGQGLLKEKMKDWQTLSHLVALCHEGSE
- a CDS encoding haloacid dehalogenase-like hydrolase; this encodes MSQVQTKHSQWWLTILMVVALFAVQMPASAKDAVSDAQVLDKGKWAPATYQAVNELITKHGVKSPSYNPDKKPYVVFDWDNTSIMNDTEEALFVYQINHLAYKLTPEEFGKVIRTNVPEGPFADGYKNADGKQVTLDAIATDLVSDYKFLYENYKGLKGTKSLEEVTATEPFLDFRTKLFFLYEAINETHSTSIGYPWVLYLFTNMTVDEVHKLADASNDVALGMAIQTETWTSPKALAGKAGVVTASHTTGLRLTSEVGNLMNTFRSNGIDVYVVSASLEDVVRVFATLPKYGYNLPSENVIGMRLAIENGLITNKYQANYPITVGHGKTEVIQSVLEKRYGHGPIFIAGDSNGDFEMMTEQNSVKLALVVNRVKGGKIGQQAAKAAEQLGKNNPSVVLQGRDENTGMWIPTEQTIKLGKSDPQLISK
- a CDS encoding GNAT family N-acetyltransferase; protein product: MSESYPITIRDAHAGDRELLEKHLIEAYQQYEQKLSTKRWEMYKEEMKKSVAGDRTFAFLVAGLGDEIVGSVQLFASSEAAYGKPELAIDSPIIRFLAVSPRARGKGIAVQLIRESIQRSLAVGASTLHLHTTDMMETAVKLYERLGFERAVDKDFFNGEATVKSYRLRLTKENGLFLSIGAQ
- a CDS encoding MetQ/NlpA family ABC transporter substrate-binding protein, translating into MVKKGLGVLFAVFVGASVLVAGCGSSSSTQAQPSNQAQPSNQGQATEPKKEVTLKIGAAPVPHAEILEFIKPKLKEEGINLDVVILDDEGQLNPALKDNQIDANFFQHVPYLDSVKTEKGFDFVVTTKVHVEPIGFYSDKLKSKDDIKEGAKIGIPNNPSNEFRALTLLQEQGLIKLKDGLTTYEATPKDIVENPKKLEFIEAEAATLPRALPDLDGAVINTNVVLEAKIDPNSALFREGANSPYANVIVVRKGDENRDEIKKLDAALTAPEVKKFIEDKYGVAVVPAF